One window of Etheostoma spectabile isolate EspeVRDwgs_2016 chromosome 6, UIUC_Espe_1.0, whole genome shotgun sequence genomic DNA carries:
- the col28a1b gene encoding collagen, type XXVIII, alpha 1b isoform X1, with protein MEMLLRGNLRRGVGLCILLLALVHGATGQRRKTGRKNNYRLHDDGGIGLTCSLEVAFILDSSESAKIFLFEKQKAFVLSFSTRLSKLQVAGWTLKIRMAALQYSSSVSIEHRFSAWKDLDSFHSQVSTMNYIGHGTYTTYAITNASQLLVQETPADSVRVAVLMTDGVDHPRNPDVIAAAAEAKGHGTKFFTVGLSDIGQQRQNDAKLRAIASTPAQQFVQSLLDPQLEEKLLKEMGAVAFEGCPQAQVCLCERGQRGPQGSPGRKGDPGFSGQPGQKGSRGESGLNGRPGSDGAEGRPGYKGNKGERGECGAPGEKGDTGREGPPGQRGMKGEQGVIGPPGDMGPEGPAGPKGDRGPTGASGPPGDIGIGFPGAKGEKGIQGRAGPTGPVGIGEPGLPGGPGPAGAQGNPGPPGEGLPGPKGDRGYQGPRGNPGLTGVGIKGDQGSHGPPGFPGPVGAPGLGIQGEKGDQGPVGPAGPRGAQGIGITGTKGNQGLPGGPGPTGERGVGQPGPKGDPGSEGLPGIPGEPGEDGAPGQKGDVGLPGPRGPDGAPGKGTPGGKGDRGDRGTRGQPGAVGPVGPMGSKGEPGIMGPPGASGPPGKGLAGAKGEPGQPGPAGAVGEQGTGLPGPKGDRGSAGPAGTPGLKGDGYPGPTGLPGPPGLKGETGSDGAGLPGSKGDRGLPGPPGPVGPPGIGVIGPKGSVGQMGPRGAQGLPGEGIQGQKGETGFQGIPGPRGPPGQGLQGDKGDRGFRGENGKKGDRGEHGEAGATGPLGRVGQKGEPGLTREEIIKIVRSICSCGVTCRQTPLELVFVIDSSESIGPDNFNVIKDFVNALIDRASVSRDTTRVGVVLYSHINMVVVSLRQEATRDEIKSAVRSMTYLGEGTFTGSAIQQANQVFKAARAGVRKVAILITDGQADKRDAVSLESAISEARGIDIEMFVIGVVNESDPQYKEFQNELNLIASDPDSDHMYLIDEFKTLPALERKLLSRICEDGEKRLFSSVPSSRLPPGIPEVASNVREPPYRTDTDTPTFTGDFRKVQMVPGPPASRPDREPIPPQRPKTDDRSGPTETQRFPQFDREPFRPVTEFLPQFDMKDPDRHVVMTGAIGPAGPTLKAPPEEKTQPPTPPTPPLPNSDTSSEERCSHVLDPGPCRDYVVKWYYDATANSCAQFWYGGCRGNGNQFETEKSCRETCFKV; from the exons ATGGAAATGTTGCTGAGGGGAAACCTGAGGAGAGGAGTGGGGCTCTGCATTCTGCTATTGGCTCTGGTACACGGGGCCACTGGCCAGAGAAGAAAGACAGGGCGCAAGAACAACTACAGGCTGCATGACGACGGAGGAATTG GTCTGACTTGTTCGCTGGAGGTGGCGTTCATCCTGGACAGCTCGGAGAGTGCAAAGATTTTCCTGTTTGAGAAGCAGAAGGCCTTTGTGTTGAGCTTCAGCACCCGCCTCTCTAAGCTGCAGGTAGCCGGCTGGACGTTGAAGATACGAATGGCTGCACTTCAGTACAGCAGCTCTGTGTCCATAGAGCACCGATTCTCAGCCTGGAAAGACCTGGATTCATTTCACAGTCAAGTCAGCACCATGAACTACATCGGCCATGGCACCTACACCACCTACGCCATCACCAATGCCTCGCAGCTGCTGGTGCAGGAGACGCCGGCGGACAGCGTCAGGGTTGCAGTGCTGATGACTGACGGGGTCGACCATCCCCGTAACCCTGATGTGATTGCAGCTGCAGCAGAGGCCAAGGGTCACGGCACAAAGTTCTTCACTGTTGGTCTATCAGACATCGGCCAGCAGAGACAGAATGACGCCAAGCTCCGGGCCATCGCCAGCACACCTGCTCAGCAGTTTGTCCAAAGTCTTCTTGATCCTCAGCTGGAGGAGAAGCTGCTCAAAGAGATG GGTGCAGTTGCATTTGAAGGG TGTCCACAGGcccaagtgtgtttgtgtgaaagagGACAGAGGGGCCCTCAAGGAAGTCCG GGTAGAAAAGGGGACCCAGGCTTCAGTGGTCAACCTGGTCAAAAAGGAAGCAGG gGGGAGTCTGGCTTGAATGGTCGACCTGGAAGTGATGGTGCAGAG GGTCGTCCCGGTTATAAGGGTAACAAG ggggagagaggagaatgTGGCGCTCCGGGGGAAAAGGGTGACACC GGACGTGAGGGACCTCCAGGCCAGCGAGGCATGAAAGGAGAACAG GGTGTGATAGGACCACCAGGAGACATGGGACCTGAGGGCCCAGCAGGACCTAAA GGAGACAGAGGGCCCACCGGTGCTTCTGGACCACCGGGGGACATTGGTATCGGATTCCCGGGAGCCAAG GGAGAAAAAGGCATTCAGGGGAGAGCAGGTCCGACAGGTCCTGTTGGAATAGGAGAACCAGGACTACCA GGTGGCCCAGGACCCGCTGGGGCACAAGGAAACCCCGGACCACCGGGAGAGGGGCTTCCAGGGCCAAAG GGTGATCGAGGATACCAGGGTCCCAGGGGCAATCCTGGACTCACTGGTGTTGGGATCAAAGGTGACCAG GGAAGTCATGGGCCGCCTGGGTTTCCAGGTCCAGTCGGTGCTCCTGGTTTAGGAATTCAAGGAGAAAAG GGTGATCAAGGCCCAGTTGGACCTGCAGGCCCCAGAGGAGCTCAAGGTATTGGAATAACAGGAACAAAG GGGAATCAGGGCCTCCCTGGTGGGCCTGGCCCGACAGGCGAGAGAGGTGTTGGACAGCCAGGACCGAAA GGTGACCCGGGGTCCGAGGGGCTACCAGGTATACCCGGTGAGCCAGGAGAGGATGGAGCGCCAGGACAAAAG GGTGACGTTGGGTTACCGGGGCCCAGGGGACCCGACGGTGCTCCTGGTAAAGGCACACCTGGAGGAAAG ggagacagaggggacAGGGGGACCAGGGGACAGCCAGGTGCAGTCGGTCCTGTAGGGCCAATGGGCTCAAAG GGGGAACCAGGAATTATGGGGCCACCAGGTGCATCTGGACCACCAGGCAAGGGTTTAGCTGGTGCCAAG ggAGAACCGGGCCAACCGGGTCCAGCTGGAGCTGTGGGAGAGCAGGGGACAGGTTTACCTGGACCAAAG GGGGACAGAGGGTCTGCAGGGCCGGCTGGGACACCTGGACTTAAAGGAGACGGTTACCCCGGCCCTACA GGACTTCCGGGGCCTCCCGGTCTGAAAGGAGAGACTGGATCAGATGGCGCCGGTTTACCTGGATCTAAG GGAGACAGAGGCTTGCCTGGACCTCCTGGACCCGTTGGGCCACCAGGAATTGGTGTAATTGGTCCCAAG GGCTCAGTTGGCCAAATGGGACCACGTGGTGCACAGGGCTTACCTGGAGAAGGCATCCAAGGACAAAAG GGGGAGACAGGATTTCAGGGGATCCCCGGCCCCAGAGGTCCTCCTGGACAAGGCCTGCAGGGGGACAAG GGGGATCGAGGCTTCAGAGGGGAAAATGGGAAAAAGGGGGACAGAGGGGAACATGGAGAGGCCGGAGCCACCGGACCTTTG GGTAGGGTGGGACAAAAGGGAGAACCTGGACTTACA AGGGAAGAAATCATCAAAATAGTGAGATCTATATGCA GTTGTGGAGTGACCTGCCGACAAACCCCCTTGGAGCTGGTTTTTGTGATCGACAGCTCCGAGAGCATCGGTCCCGACAACTTCAACGTGATCAAAGACTTTGTAAACGCCCTGATCGACCGAGCCTCGGTCAGCCGGGACACCACGCGGGTGGGTGTGGTCCTCTACAGCCACATCAACATGGTAGTGGTCAGCCTCAGACAGGAGGCTACCCGTGATGAGATCAAGTCTGCGGTGCGCTCCATGACCTACCTGGGCGAGGGGACGTTCACGGGCAGCGCCATCCAACAGGCCAACCAGGTTTTCAAGGCGGCGCGAGCAGGCGTGAGGAAGGTCGCCATCCTCATCACGGACGGGCAGGCCGATAAAAGAGACGCGGTCAGTCTGGAGAGCGCCATTTCAGAAGCTCGTGGGATTGACATTGAGATGTTTGTGATCGGGGTGGTGAATGAGAGCGACCCTCAGTATAAGGAGTTCCAGAACGAGCTTAATCTCATCGCCTCGGACCCCGACAGCGACCACATGTACCTGATCGATGAATTCAAAACACTTCCAG CTCTGGAGAGAAAACTGCTGAGTCGTATCTGTGAGGATGGAGAAAAACGTTTGTTCAGCTCTGTCCCGAGTTCCAGGCTGCCTCCAGGAATCCCCGAGGTCGCCAGTAACGTTCGAGAACCTCCGTACAGGACAGATACCGACACCCCCACATTCACAGGAGACTTCCGGAAAGTACAGATGGTG CCCGGCCCTCCAGCGTCACGACCCGACAGAGAACCCATCCCTCCACAGAGACCCAAGACAGACGACAGAAGCGGACCAACAGAGACTCAGAGATTTCCACAGTTTGACAGGGAACCCTTCAGACCTGTCACAGAGTTCCTTCCACAGTTTGACATGAAAGATCCCGACCGCCATGTGGTGATGACGGGAGCCATCGGGCCAGCGGGTCCCACTCTAAAGGCCCCGCCTGAAGAAAAGACACAACCGCCGACTCCTCCGACTCCTCCATTGCCGAATTCTGACACCTCATCAG AGGAGCGCTGCAGCCACGTGCTGGATCCAGGACCGTGCCGGGACTACGTAGTGAAGTGGTACTACGACGCCACAGCTAATTCTTGCGCTCAGTTCTGGTACGGAGGCTGTCGAGGAAACGGCAACCAGTTTGAGACGGAGAAGAGCTGCAGGGAAACCTGCTTCAAGGTCTAA
- the col28a1b gene encoding collagen, type XXVIII, alpha 1b isoform X2 produces MEMLLRGNLRRGVGLCILLLALVHGATGQRRKTGRKNNYRLHDDGGIGLTCSLEVAFILDSSESAKIFLFEKQKAFVLSFSTRLSKLQVAGWTLKIRMAALQYSSSVSIEHRFSAWKDLDSFHSQVSTMNYIGHGTYTTYAITNASQLLVQETPADSVRVAVLMTDGVDHPRNPDVIAAAAEAKGHGTKFFTVGLSDIGQQRQNDAKLRAIASTPAQQFVQSLLDPQLEEKLLKEMGAVAFEGCPQAQVCLCERGQRGPQGSPGRKGDPGFSGQPGQKGSRGESGLNGRPGSDGAEGRPGYKGNKGERGECGAPGEKGDTGREGPPGQRGMKGEQGVIGPPGDMGPEGPAGPKGDPGSEGLPGIPGEPGEDGAPGQKGDVGLPGPRGPDGAPGKGTPGGKGDRGDRGTRGQPGAVGPVGPMGSKGEPGIMGPPGASGPPGKGLAGAKGEPGQPGPAGAVGEQGTGLPGPKGDRGSAGPAGTPGLKGDGYPGPTGLPGPPGLKGETGSDGAGLPGSKGDRGLPGPPGPVGPPGIGVIGPKGSVGQMGPRGAQGLPGEGIQGQKGETGFQGIPGPRGPPGQGLQGDKGDRGFRGENGKKGDRGEHGEAGATGPLGRVGQKGEPGLTREEIIKIVRSICSCGVTCRQTPLELVFVIDSSESIGPDNFNVIKDFVNALIDRASVSRDTTRVGVVLYSHINMVVVSLRQEATRDEIKSAVRSMTYLGEGTFTGSAIQQANQVFKAARAGVRKVAILITDGQADKRDAVSLESAISEARGIDIEMFVIGVVNESDPQYKEFQNELNLIASDPDSDHMYLIDEFKTLPALERKLLSRICEDGEKRLFSSVPSSRLPPGIPEVASNVREPPYRTDTDTPTFTGDFRKVQMVPGPPASRPDREPIPPQRPKTDDRSGPTETQRFPQFDREPFRPVTEFLPQFDMKDPDRHVVMTGAIGPAGPTLKAPPEEKTQPPTPPTPPLPNSDTSSEERCSHVLDPGPCRDYVVKWYYDATANSCAQFWYGGCRGNGNQFETEKSCRETCFKV; encoded by the exons ATGGAAATGTTGCTGAGGGGAAACCTGAGGAGAGGAGTGGGGCTCTGCATTCTGCTATTGGCTCTGGTACACGGGGCCACTGGCCAGAGAAGAAAGACAGGGCGCAAGAACAACTACAGGCTGCATGACGACGGAGGAATTG GTCTGACTTGTTCGCTGGAGGTGGCGTTCATCCTGGACAGCTCGGAGAGTGCAAAGATTTTCCTGTTTGAGAAGCAGAAGGCCTTTGTGTTGAGCTTCAGCACCCGCCTCTCTAAGCTGCAGGTAGCCGGCTGGACGTTGAAGATACGAATGGCTGCACTTCAGTACAGCAGCTCTGTGTCCATAGAGCACCGATTCTCAGCCTGGAAAGACCTGGATTCATTTCACAGTCAAGTCAGCACCATGAACTACATCGGCCATGGCACCTACACCACCTACGCCATCACCAATGCCTCGCAGCTGCTGGTGCAGGAGACGCCGGCGGACAGCGTCAGGGTTGCAGTGCTGATGACTGACGGGGTCGACCATCCCCGTAACCCTGATGTGATTGCAGCTGCAGCAGAGGCCAAGGGTCACGGCACAAAGTTCTTCACTGTTGGTCTATCAGACATCGGCCAGCAGAGACAGAATGACGCCAAGCTCCGGGCCATCGCCAGCACACCTGCTCAGCAGTTTGTCCAAAGTCTTCTTGATCCTCAGCTGGAGGAGAAGCTGCTCAAAGAGATG GGTGCAGTTGCATTTGAAGGG TGTCCACAGGcccaagtgtgtttgtgtgaaagagGACAGAGGGGCCCTCAAGGAAGTCCG GGTAGAAAAGGGGACCCAGGCTTCAGTGGTCAACCTGGTCAAAAAGGAAGCAGG gGGGAGTCTGGCTTGAATGGTCGACCTGGAAGTGATGGTGCAGAG GGTCGTCCCGGTTATAAGGGTAACAAG ggggagagaggagaatgTGGCGCTCCGGGGGAAAAGGGTGACACC GGACGTGAGGGACCTCCAGGCCAGCGAGGCATGAAAGGAGAACAG GGTGTGATAGGACCACCAGGAGACATGGGACCTGAGGGCCCAGCAGGACCTAAA GGTGACCCGGGGTCCGAGGGGCTACCAGGTATACCCGGTGAGCCAGGAGAGGATGGAGCGCCAGGACAAAAG GGTGACGTTGGGTTACCGGGGCCCAGGGGACCCGACGGTGCTCCTGGTAAAGGCACACCTGGAGGAAAG ggagacagaggggacAGGGGGACCAGGGGACAGCCAGGTGCAGTCGGTCCTGTAGGGCCAATGGGCTCAAAG GGGGAACCAGGAATTATGGGGCCACCAGGTGCATCTGGACCACCAGGCAAGGGTTTAGCTGGTGCCAAG ggAGAACCGGGCCAACCGGGTCCAGCTGGAGCTGTGGGAGAGCAGGGGACAGGTTTACCTGGACCAAAG GGGGACAGAGGGTCTGCAGGGCCGGCTGGGACACCTGGACTTAAAGGAGACGGTTACCCCGGCCCTACA GGACTTCCGGGGCCTCCCGGTCTGAAAGGAGAGACTGGATCAGATGGCGCCGGTTTACCTGGATCTAAG GGAGACAGAGGCTTGCCTGGACCTCCTGGACCCGTTGGGCCACCAGGAATTGGTGTAATTGGTCCCAAG GGCTCAGTTGGCCAAATGGGACCACGTGGTGCACAGGGCTTACCTGGAGAAGGCATCCAAGGACAAAAG GGGGAGACAGGATTTCAGGGGATCCCCGGCCCCAGAGGTCCTCCTGGACAAGGCCTGCAGGGGGACAAG GGGGATCGAGGCTTCAGAGGGGAAAATGGGAAAAAGGGGGACAGAGGGGAACATGGAGAGGCCGGAGCCACCGGACCTTTG GGTAGGGTGGGACAAAAGGGAGAACCTGGACTTACA AGGGAAGAAATCATCAAAATAGTGAGATCTATATGCA GTTGTGGAGTGACCTGCCGACAAACCCCCTTGGAGCTGGTTTTTGTGATCGACAGCTCCGAGAGCATCGGTCCCGACAACTTCAACGTGATCAAAGACTTTGTAAACGCCCTGATCGACCGAGCCTCGGTCAGCCGGGACACCACGCGGGTGGGTGTGGTCCTCTACAGCCACATCAACATGGTAGTGGTCAGCCTCAGACAGGAGGCTACCCGTGATGAGATCAAGTCTGCGGTGCGCTCCATGACCTACCTGGGCGAGGGGACGTTCACGGGCAGCGCCATCCAACAGGCCAACCAGGTTTTCAAGGCGGCGCGAGCAGGCGTGAGGAAGGTCGCCATCCTCATCACGGACGGGCAGGCCGATAAAAGAGACGCGGTCAGTCTGGAGAGCGCCATTTCAGAAGCTCGTGGGATTGACATTGAGATGTTTGTGATCGGGGTGGTGAATGAGAGCGACCCTCAGTATAAGGAGTTCCAGAACGAGCTTAATCTCATCGCCTCGGACCCCGACAGCGACCACATGTACCTGATCGATGAATTCAAAACACTTCCAG CTCTGGAGAGAAAACTGCTGAGTCGTATCTGTGAGGATGGAGAAAAACGTTTGTTCAGCTCTGTCCCGAGTTCCAGGCTGCCTCCAGGAATCCCCGAGGTCGCCAGTAACGTTCGAGAACCTCCGTACAGGACAGATACCGACACCCCCACATTCACAGGAGACTTCCGGAAAGTACAGATGGTG CCCGGCCCTCCAGCGTCACGACCCGACAGAGAACCCATCCCTCCACAGAGACCCAAGACAGACGACAGAAGCGGACCAACAGAGACTCAGAGATTTCCACAGTTTGACAGGGAACCCTTCAGACCTGTCACAGAGTTCCTTCCACAGTTTGACATGAAAGATCCCGACCGCCATGTGGTGATGACGGGAGCCATCGGGCCAGCGGGTCCCACTCTAAAGGCCCCGCCTGAAGAAAAGACACAACCGCCGACTCCTCCGACTCCTCCATTGCCGAATTCTGACACCTCATCAG AGGAGCGCTGCAGCCACGTGCTGGATCCAGGACCGTGCCGGGACTACGTAGTGAAGTGGTACTACGACGCCACAGCTAATTCTTGCGCTCAGTTCTGGTACGGAGGCTGTCGAGGAAACGGCAACCAGTTTGAGACGGAGAAGAGCTGCAGGGAAACCTGCTTCAAGGTCTAA